Proteins encoded in a region of the Acidobacteriota bacterium genome:
- a CDS encoding acyltransferase translates to MQQFEKPLTPASSVTESLSATGKHARISGPQYRPDVDGLRAVAILPVVMYHVGFKGFSGGFVGVDVFFVVSGFLITSLILPEAVQRTFSIVNFYERRIRRIFPALFTIMLVSFPASFWLMWPEAFKEFGQSLIAATFFSSNILFWSKFGYFDNPSESRPLLHTWSLAVEEQFYILFPLYLIVVTRWFPRALKPATVVIALLSFGLSVYTVASSPTAAFYLMPSRVWELLLGALLAMKVFPPLNVPALRTALAGIGLVCIALAVGLLTSRSPFPGANALLPCIGTFLVIYAGTGGQNAVGRLLSARWLVFIGLISYSLYLWHWPLIVFVELYRFRHISNGEAWAVIGLSVLLAVLSWKYIEQPFRTRRIAASRRSLFLMAGATMALTVMLAWPVHYKDGLPTRMSLAAQKLAAVSDDCHGPRTRCNSPTPEAVQFDKLCRIGAKPPTQVDFALWGDSHAEFVLSAVSEAAARVNRTGLQITSEGCPPLLNTSRSNRHYRHCQALTDAALKVVSEPQIRRVILVARWALWTEGSRYRDENGDPIQLMDATSPTGQATNHEVFQRGLTRTLDALKSLGKEVTIVAPIPEIGWDVPSVLALETWHHRSIHSAPTLAEFLNRNRNSLRLLQELQQTYGFEMIYPHQILCDQAICHVTINSRPLYCDDDHLSGYGRSFLIPAFEQSLRASH, encoded by the coding sequence ATGCAGCAGTTTGAAAAACCCCTCACGCCAGCCAGTTCTGTCACTGAATCCTTATCTGCCACTGGCAAGCATGCTCGAATTTCTGGTCCCCAATACCGCCCGGATGTGGACGGGTTACGGGCGGTCGCGATCCTTCCCGTTGTGATGTATCACGTGGGGTTCAAAGGCTTCAGCGGCGGGTTTGTCGGCGTGGATGTGTTTTTTGTCGTTTCCGGTTTTTTGATTACCTCGCTGATTCTGCCCGAAGCAGTTCAGAGAACCTTCTCCATCGTCAACTTTTATGAGCGGCGCATCCGCCGAATCTTCCCGGCACTGTTCACCATTATGCTGGTGTCGTTTCCGGCCAGTTTTTGGCTGATGTGGCCGGAAGCTTTCAAAGAGTTCGGGCAAAGCCTGATTGCGGCGACATTCTTCTCTTCCAACATTCTGTTCTGGAGCAAATTCGGCTACTTCGATAATCCGTCGGAATCGCGCCCGTTGTTGCACACCTGGTCGCTGGCGGTTGAAGAGCAATTTTACATTCTGTTTCCTCTGTACCTGATCGTCGTCACTCGCTGGTTTCCGCGAGCGCTGAAACCCGCCACGGTCGTCATTGCTCTGCTTTCCTTCGGATTGAGCGTTTACACCGTAGCTTCGTCGCCGACCGCTGCCTTTTACCTGATGCCTTCGCGCGTCTGGGAATTGCTGTTGGGAGCATTGCTGGCAATGAAAGTATTTCCGCCATTGAACGTTCCCGCGCTTCGCACCGCATTGGCCGGAATTGGACTTGTATGCATCGCATTGGCGGTCGGATTGTTGACATCTCGCTCTCCCTTTCCAGGCGCGAATGCATTGTTGCCTTGCATCGGAACGTTTCTGGTGATTTACGCAGGCACCGGCGGGCAAAATGCCGTGGGCCGTTTGTTGAGCGCGCGTTGGTTGGTTTTCATCGGGCTGATTTCGTATTCGCTTTATTTGTGGCATTGGCCATTGATTGTTTTTGTCGAACTATATCGCTTCCGACACATTTCTAACGGTGAAGCATGGGCGGTCATCGGGCTTTCCGTGCTGCTCGCCGTTTTATCATGGAAGTACATTGAACAACCTTTTCGAACTCGCCGGATTGCGGCGTCGCGTCGAAGCTTATTTCTGATGGCAGGCGCGACAATGGCATTGACCGTAATGCTGGCGTGGCCAGTGCATTACAAAGACGGATTACCGACCAGAATGTCATTAGCGGCACAAAAACTCGCCGCCGTATCCGACGATTGTCACGGCCCGCGAACCCGTTGTAACTCCCCGACTCCCGAAGCTGTCCAATTCGATAAACTGTGTCGTATCGGTGCAAAACCTCCAACCCAGGTGGATTTCGCTCTCTGGGGAGATTCGCATGCGGAATTTGTACTCAGCGCTGTTTCGGAAGCCGCCGCCAGGGTGAATCGCACGGGACTGCAAATTACATCGGAAGGCTGCCCGCCTCTGCTGAACACCAGCCGCTCGAATCGTCATTATCGCCACTGTCAGGCGCTGACCGATGCCGCGCTCAAGGTCGTTTCTGAACCGCAAATCCGGCGCGTGATTCTGGTGGCGCGATGGGCGCTGTGGACTGAAGGTTCCAGATACCGTGACGAAAATGGCGATCCAATCCAACTGATGGATGCCACAAGCCCAACCGGCCAGGCGACGAATCACGAAGTTTTTCAGCGAGGGTTGACGCGTACATTGGACGCGCTGAAATCCCTGGGAAAAGAAGTCACCATTGTCGCGCCAATTCCTGAAATTGGCTGGGACGTTCCGTCGGTGCTGGCGTTGGAAACCTGGCATCATCGAAGCATTCATTCTGCCCCAACCTTGGCGGAGTTTCTGAATCGGAATCGCAATTCACTCCGGTTGCTACAAGAGCTACAACAAACCTATGGCTTTGAAATGATTTACCCGCACCAGATATTGTGCGACCAGGCCATTTGCCATGTGACGATCAATTCCCGCCCGCTGTATTGCGATGACGATCACCTTTCCGGGTATGGCAGATCATTTTTGATTCCCGCATTCGAGCAATCCTTGCGAGCCAGCCATTGA
- a CDS encoding proline racemase family protein, with protein sequence MSFTPLIKAADWAPPFDWHRITTIDAHTEGEPFRVIVSGFPELEGETILARRRFAKEHFDHLRTALMWEPRGHADMYGCIVTPPVSPEADVGILFLHNEGYSTMCGHGIIGFTTVALETGMFPLVDPVTTIRIDSPAGGITAHGRIKEGRVESVYFHNVPSFVVELDAEVDVPELGRVRYDLAYGGAFYAYVKAKDVGLSCRPEDFRQLIETGMQIKRAVMASRTIPHPFEEDLSFLYGTIFVGEAENPAHHSRNVCIFAEGEVDRSPTGTGVSGRLAIHHARGDIGLGESITIESIIGSTFTGRVAETTIFGSHTAIIPEVEGTAHITGRHEFLIDPMDELKAGFLLR encoded by the coding sequence ATGTCCTTCACCCCGCTGATCAAGGCTGCCGACTGGGCGCCGCCATTCGATTGGCATCGAATTACCACCATTGACGCTCATACCGAAGGCGAACCGTTTCGAGTCATAGTCAGCGGTTTTCCCGAGCTTGAGGGCGAAACGATTCTGGCTCGGCGGCGATTTGCCAAGGAGCATTTTGACCACTTGCGAACTGCGTTGATGTGGGAACCGCGTGGCCATGCGGATATGTACGGTTGCATTGTGACGCCGCCGGTCTCGCCCGAAGCCGATGTCGGAATCCTGTTTCTGCACAACGAAGGTTACAGCACGATGTGCGGCCACGGCATCATCGGTTTCACGACTGTTGCATTGGAAACCGGAATGTTTCCGTTAGTAGACCCCGTGACGACGATCAGGATTGATTCCCCAGCCGGAGGGATTACCGCTCACGGACGAATCAAAGAGGGCCGCGTGGAAAGTGTTTACTTCCACAACGTGCCCTCCTTCGTCGTTGAACTGGATGCCGAAGTGGATGTGCCGGAACTCGGTCGCGTTCGATACGATTTGGCCTATGGCGGAGCGTTTTATGCCTACGTTAAGGCAAAAGATGTCGGCTTGAGTTGTCGCCCGGAAGACTTTCGCCAATTAATCGAAACAGGCATGCAGATCAAACGCGCCGTGATGGCGAGCCGCACAATCCCGCATCCGTTTGAAGAAGATTTGAGCTTTCTGTATGGCACGATTTTCGTCGGTGAAGCTGAAAACCCTGCTCACCACAGCCGCAACGTGTGCATCTTTGCCGAAGGCGAAGTGGATCGTTCGCCAACGGGAACCGGCGTCAGCGGACGATTGGCGATTCATCACGCGCGCGGCGACATTGGCCTCGGCGAATCCATCACCATCGAAAGCATCATCGGCAGCACCTTCACCGGTCGCGTTGCGGAGACGACAATTTTTGGCTCTCACACGGCGATCATCCCCGAAGTCGAAGGCACGGCGCACATCACCGGCAGACATGAGTTTCTGATTGATCCAATGGATGAATTGAAAGCAGGATTTTTGCTTCGCTAA
- a CDS encoding M28 family peptidase, translated as MNLTDLQRKSNSLPFVRSFAICGLLTLGLAFQASSQTKPKAKPVAQPKSAKLAVPAIEPEVQAALDRISEDSLRGNLSFIASDLLEGRATPSRGLNIAAEYIAAQFRKAGLEPAGDANEKGEKGFFQTAVWVIGAKNGESFEVATQDGSMKIRMRAPQIEQLTQAGLITKTPPTGDQKEEIQGFKTSNVVGVLRGSDPALKDTYVMVTAHYDHIGISNGMAGTDIINNGANDDGSGTVSVIELATALASMKTRPKRSIVFATFFGEERGGWGSRYYGKHAPFPLEKTVADVNLEHVGRTDDTEGDKSNTATLTGFDYSDMGPIFKKAGELTGINVYKHEKNSDAFFSRSDNQMMADAGVPAHTLCVAFIFPDYHKVGDHWDKINYPNLAKTNRMVALALTMIANNPEAPKWNVANPKTARYVEAWKKLQTK; from the coding sequence ATGAACTTGACTGATTTGCAGCGCAAATCAAATTCTCTGCCCTTCGTGCGCAGTTTCGCCATTTGCGGGTTGCTGACTTTGGGACTGGCGTTCCAGGCCTCCTCCCAAACCAAACCAAAAGCCAAACCTGTCGCCCAACCGAAATCCGCCAAACTGGCTGTGCCGGCAATCGAACCGGAAGTGCAGGCGGCTCTGGATCGAATTTCGGAAGATTCGCTGCGCGGAAATTTGTCGTTTATCGCGTCGGATTTGCTGGAAGGCCGCGCAACGCCTTCACGCGGATTGAATATCGCGGCGGAATACATCGCCGCGCAATTTCGCAAAGCCGGTTTGGAACCGGCAGGCGACGCCAACGAAAAGGGCGAAAAGGGATTTTTCCAAACTGCTGTCTGGGTAATTGGCGCGAAAAACGGAGAAAGCTTCGAGGTAGCGACGCAAGATGGTTCGATGAAAATCCGTATGCGCGCTCCGCAGATTGAACAACTAACGCAAGCCGGACTTATCACCAAAACGCCGCCGACCGGCGACCAAAAAGAAGAGATTCAAGGCTTCAAAACCAGCAACGTCGTCGGCGTGCTGCGCGGTTCTGACCCTGCGTTGAAAGACACCTACGTCATGGTGACGGCGCATTACGATCACATCGGCATCAGCAACGGCATGGCCGGAACCGATATCATCAACAATGGAGCCAACGACGATGGCAGCGGAACCGTTTCCGTGATCGAACTGGCGACGGCGCTGGCTTCGATGAAAACGCGTCCCAAGCGCAGCATCGTCTTTGCCACCTTCTTTGGCGAAGAACGCGGCGGATGGGGTTCGCGATATTACGGCAAACATGCTCCCTTCCCGTTGGAAAAAACCGTCGCCGATGTGAACCTGGAACACGTTGGCCGCACGGACGATACGGAAGGCGATAAATCGAACACCGCTACGCTGACCGGATTTGATTATTCGGATATGGGGCCAATCTTCAAAAAGGCTGGCGAATTGACAGGCATCAACGTTTACAAACACGAAAAGAACAGCGACGCGTTCTTTTCCCGCAGCGACAACCAGATGATGGCTGACGCCGGAGTCCCCGCACATACGCTCTGCGTGGCGTTCATCTTTCCCGATTACCACAAAGTCGGCGACCACTGGGACAAGATCAATTATCCGAACCTGGCCAAAACCAACCGCATGGTGGCGCTGGCGCTGACGATGATCGCGAACAACCCGGAAGCTCCGAAATGGAACGTCGCGAATCCAAAAACCGCTCGTTACGTCGAAGCGTGGAAGAAACTGCAAACAAAGTAA
- a CDS encoding pyridoxal phosphate-dependent aminotransferase, with the protein MKESFRIQSVQTPIIPVVGELIRQHPGTISLGQGVVWYPPPTEAFEQIKEMLADASQHKYQAVYGIPALLKEIETKLREENGIELTNSRIVVTAGGNMAFINALLAVADAGNEVILQTPYYFNHEMAITMVNCRPVLVPTDENYQLQPQLIAEAITERTRAVVTISPNNPTGAVYPEAAIREVNELCRARGIYHIHDEAYEYFTYDDARHFSPGSISDSSEYTISLYSLSKAYGFASWRIGFMVIPDHLFQAVNKIQDTILICPPVVSQFAAVGAMRVGAEYCRQKRQQLADVRQLVLTELDRLKAYAVIPPSDGAFYFFLKLNTDLQPLALVEQLVKEHRVAAIPGSAFGMESGCYLRVAYGALQRETVAEGIGRLVNGIKTILGV; encoded by the coding sequence ATGAAAGAGTCTTTTCGAATTCAATCTGTTCAAACGCCGATCATTCCCGTTGTCGGCGAACTGATTCGCCAGCATCCCGGCACGATTTCGCTCGGCCAGGGAGTCGTCTGGTATCCGCCGCCAACGGAAGCCTTCGAGCAAATCAAGGAAATGCTGGCCGATGCTTCGCAGCATAAATACCAAGCGGTTTATGGAATCCCTGCGCTGTTGAAGGAAATCGAAACAAAGCTGCGCGAAGAAAACGGCATTGAACTGACCAACAGCCGGATTGTCGTCACCGCTGGCGGCAACATGGCTTTCATCAACGCGCTGCTGGCCGTGGCCGACGCGGGCAACGAAGTCATTTTGCAAACGCCGTATTACTTCAACCACGAAATGGCCATCACGATGGTCAACTGCCGTCCCGTGTTGGTGCCAACAGATGAAAACTACCAGCTCCAGCCGCAGTTGATTGCCGAAGCCATCACCGAACGGACGCGCGCCGTGGTCACCATTTCGCCGAACAATCCGACCGGCGCGGTGTACCCCGAAGCAGCGATACGCGAAGTCAATGAGCTTTGTCGAGCGCGCGGCATTTATCATATTCACGACGAAGCTTACGAATACTTCACCTACGACGACGCGCGACATTTTTCGCCGGGTTCGATTTCCGATAGCAGCGAATACACGATCTCTCTGTATTCACTGTCGAAAGCCTACGGATTTGCCAGTTGGCGCATCGGCTTTATGGTCATTCCCGACCATCTGTTTCAGGCGGTGAACAAAATTCAGGATACGATTTTGATTTGTCCGCCGGTCGTTTCGCAGTTCGCCGCCGTTGGAGCCATGCGCGTCGGCGCGGAGTATTGTCGCCAGAAGCGGCAGCAGCTTGCCGACGTGCGCCAACTGGTTTTAACTGAACTTGATCGGTTGAAAGCTTACGCCGTCATTCCGCCTTCGGACGGCGCGTTTTACTTCTTTCTGAAGCTGAACACGGATTTGCAGCCGCTGGCGCTGGTCGAACAGTTGGTCAAGGAACATCGCGTCGCGGCAATTCCCGGTTCAGCGTTTGGGATGGAAAGCGGATGTTATCTGCGTGTGGCGTACGGAGCCTTGCAGCGCGAAACCGTCGCTGAAGGCATTGGCCGACTGGTCAACGGCATCAAAACGATTTTAGGTGTTTAG
- a CDS encoding carbon-nitrogen family hydrolase, which yields MKIYGLQIDSVWETKAPNHDKVTSLLDRAKPEAGSLVVLGEMFATGFSMNVAAIHDSDTHETQSFLAQTAAKRKIFLLGGVVTKAANGLGRNESVVYSPKGDEIARYCKLQPFTLGGEKANYVAGNDVCLFNWQDFTVASFICYDLRFPEIFRVAANRGANLITVIASWPDARIDHWISLLKARAIENQAYVIGVNRCGNDPKLYHSGRSSIFDPSGKLLADAGSEEGWVEAEVSLASLLDYRNALPFLSDMRPEFVKSE from the coding sequence ATGAAGATTTATGGATTGCAGATTGACTCGGTGTGGGAAACCAAAGCGCCGAATCACGATAAAGTCACTTCTCTGCTTGATCGCGCCAAACCGGAAGCAGGGTCGCTGGTCGTGCTCGGCGAAATGTTTGCGACGGGATTCAGCATGAACGTCGCGGCAATTCACGACAGCGACACGCACGAAACTCAATCCTTTCTTGCCCAAACCGCCGCAAAACGCAAAATCTTTCTGCTCGGCGGAGTCGTCACCAAAGCCGCCAACGGCTTAGGCAGAAACGAATCCGTCGTGTATTCGCCCAAGGGCGACGAAATCGCCCGGTATTGCAAACTGCAACCGTTCACGCTCGGCGGCGAAAAAGCCAACTATGTTGCGGGCAACGATGTTTGCTTGTTTAACTGGCAGGATTTCACCGTCGCCAGCTTCATCTGCTACGACCTGCGATTTCCGGAAATCTTCCGCGTTGCAGCCAACCGTGGAGCCAATCTGATCACGGTTATCGCCAGTTGGCCGGATGCCCGTATTGACCACTGGATTTCGCTGCTCAAAGCGCGCGCGATTGAAAACCAGGCCTATGTCATCGGCGTCAATCGCTGCGGCAATGATCCGAAGCTGTATCATTCCGGGCGAAGCTCAATTTTTGATCCCAGCGGAAAATTGCTGGCCGACGCCGGGAGTGAAGAAGGCTGGGTCGAAGCGGAAGTCAGTCTGGCTTCGTTGCTGGATTATCGAAACGCGCTGCCATTTTTGAGCGATATGCGCCCGGAATTTGTGAAGTCTGAATGA
- the crcB gene encoding fluoride efflux transporter CrcB: MTKLILVMIGGAVGTGFRYGLSSLIYSFIKKPTFPYANLVINVSGSFVIGLLAEAFETKVLASPVTRAALLTGVLGGYTTFSSFSLETLSLLRDDEWFLAFVNVAGSVLLGLIAVWLGVRLAQLL, from the coding sequence ATGACAAAATTGATTTTGGTTATGATCGGCGGAGCAGTGGGAACCGGGTTCCGCTATGGTTTGTCATCGCTCATCTATAGCTTCATCAAAAAGCCGACGTTTCCCTATGCCAATTTGGTCATCAATGTGTCGGGCAGCTTTGTGATCGGATTGCTTGCCGAAGCGTTCGAAACCAAAGTGCTGGCTTCACCAGTTACACGTGCAGCCTTGCTGACCGGTGTGCTGGGCGGTTACACGACATTTTCCAGTTTTTCACTGGAAACGCTTTCACTGCTTAGAGACGACGAATGGTTTCTGGCGTTTGTCAACGTCGCAGGCAGCGTCCTGCTCGGACTGATCGCCGTCTGGCTAGGCGTGCGGCTGGCGCAATTGTTATGA
- a CDS encoding DUF190 domain-containing protein has translation MKIPEQGQLLRIFIGESDKWQGKPLYEAIILKAREMNIAGATMLRGMMGYGANSRIHTAKILRLSEDLPVVVEIVDSAEMIAALMPHIEEMVTEGLVTLEEIHVVKYRGRQPK, from the coding sequence ATGAAAATCCCGGAACAGGGCCAACTGCTGCGCATTTTCATCGGCGAATCGGACAAATGGCAAGGCAAGCCGCTCTATGAAGCGATCATCCTCAAAGCGCGTGAGATGAATATTGCCGGCGCGACAATGCTGCGCGGGATGATGGGATACGGCGCCAACAGCCGCATTCATACCGCAAAGATTTTGCGTCTTTCAGAGGATTTGCCTGTCGTCGTCGAAATCGTGGACAGCGCCGAAATGATCGCTGCGCTGATGCCGCATATCGAAGAAATGGTCACCGAAGGATTGGTGACGCTCGAAGAAATTCACGTGGTCAAATATCGCGGCAGGCAGCCGAAGTAA